The genomic interval ACTCCAGAGTCCTAGGCATAGCACTGTGCACGAGCCTGATGCTCGCGGCGTGTGCTCCGGCGCAAGCGCCTGCTCCTCCTGCCCCCGCCGCATCGGCAGCGCCGAGCCTGCCGACGGTCCAGCCTTCGCCCACGGTCGAGCAGCCACGCTACGGTGGACTCCTGACTATCACAACCGTCGCCAATCCGGCGACCCTGGATGCGCAGCAAGAGCCATCGGCCAACACGAGTCTGGTAGTGGCGCCAGCTTATAATAATCTCTTGTATTACGATTCCACGACTGGATCGAAGATCGTGCCTGAGTTGGCGGAGCAGTGGAGTATGTCCAGCGATGGGCTGAGCTACACTTTCAAGCTGCGTAAAGGCATCAAGTTTCATGACGGCACACCCCTGACCGCTGACGATGTCGTTTTCAACTTGAATCGTATGAAGAGTCCACCGACGGGCACGTCCAGCACCGTGACGTTCTTGATGACCAGCGTGGACCGGATTGAGAGCGTGAGCGACGACTCTGTGCGGCTGGTCATGAAGGAGCCGTTCCCGCCGCTGCCATCCACACTTGTTACGGACTTCATGCCCATGTATTCCAAGGCCCAGGTCGAGAAAAGCGGCAACATGAAGACTACAGTCATGGGGACTGGACCGTTCAAGCTTAAGTCCTACACACCGGGCGTCAGCCTGGAGTACGTGAAAAACCCTGATTATTGGCTGAAGGGCAAGCCATACCTTGACGGCGTAACATTTCTGGTCATATCTGACAACGCAACTCGCCTGGCGGCGCTGAGGACGGGGCAAGCTAAGCTCAGTGGACGGGTCTTCGCCGCTCTCAACCCGTCGCAAGTTGCCACGCTTAAGAAGGACATACCTAACGCGCGTTTCCTGCCGTCGGTGTCCATTCCGGGGCCCTGGTTTTTCATGAACTTGCGAAAACCGCCTTTTCAGGATGCGCGAGTTCGCCAGGCCATTAACCTCGCCGTGGACAGACAGGCTGCCATC from Dehalococcoidia bacterium carries:
- a CDS encoding ABC transporter substrate-binding protein, encoding MRTYSVFPRVKGHSRVLGIALCTSLMLAACAPAQAPAPPAPAASAAPSLPTVQPSPTVEQPRYGGLLTITTVANPATLDAQQEPSANTSLVVAPAYNNLLYYDSTTGSKIVPELAEQWSMSSDGLSYTFKLRKGIKFHDGTPLTADDVVFNLNRMKSPPTGTSSTVTFLMTSVDRIESVSDDSVRLVMKEPFPPLPSTLVTDFMPMYSKAQVEKSGNMKTTVMGTGPFKLKSYTPGVSLEYVKNPDYWLKGKPYLDGVTFLVISDNATRLAALRTGQAKLSGRVFAALNPSQVATLKKDIPNARFLPSVSIPGPWFFMNLRKPPFQDARVRQAINLAVDRQAAIKIIAEGEGRPGNFFPFDGWGIPSGELQNMPGYRQPKDEDTARARKLLADAGYPNGFKVRILSRTNQLTKNAATFMTDQLSRIGIDATVDVLEDALFWDNGGKAQHEAMVYTPNTIIADPFVMGRFFAPKGNLNFSGNDSDQKLNDLWNKQLKTLDESARKAVIADLERYVLTELVPAVPLVWPSTFIAVAPEVRGFVRGVNDFSNNRHQETYLAQ